The Tripterygium wilfordii isolate XIE 37 chromosome 21, ASM1340144v1, whole genome shotgun sequence genome segment AAAGTGTAGCTGTGTTCCACATCAATACTATCATCAATTCTACAAGATTGCAGTCCTTCAATGTCGCCGCACAATTTTTCGTTCCCTCGCAATGCTTTGAAGCCTGCATCTTCAATTGCTTTACTGTATGGTATAGGACCTTGCAACTTGTTGTAAGAGACGTCAATGGACGACAATTTCGGCATACCGCTGAAGCTTTCTGGAATGCCACCGGAAAGCTTATTATGGGAGAGATTCAGATTCTCCACATTTTTCAATCCACTAATGCTTGATGGTATATCACCAATGAGCAAGTTATTGCTCAAACTCAAGTAGATGAGATTAATCAAGTTTCCTAGCTCCTGTGGGATTGGGTAACCAAATTTATTTGAGGACAGGTCCAGATGCCAAAGGTCGGTGATTGATCCAAATTCTGGAGGAATCAATCCAGAAAGTCTGTTGTCATTCAGGCGCATCTCCCCTAAGCTTTTCAATTTTCCAATGGAACCCGGAACTGAACCGTTGAGTTTATTTTTGTCCAACTCTAGATAAACAAGCGAAAATAAATTTCCTAATTCCTTGGGAATGGATCCAGATAGATGATTACTGTGAAGCAAAAGATGGGTGAGTTTTGTGAGACCACCCAATGATTTTGGAATTGGGCCGGAAATTTGGTTTTTGGATAGTGAAATCATTGTTAGTCTTTTCAATTTTCCAAAAGTAGGAGGGATAGAACCAGTTAGCAAATTGTTATGGAGATCCAAATAGGTCATGTTACTACAGTTTTCCAAAAAAGTTGGAATCGGTCCCTCTAGATTGTTGCTGAACAAAGAAAGCTCTTTGAGAGACTTTAACTTGCCTACTTCTTGAGTGATTGAACCGTTCAGGCCATTGTATCCGAGTTCCAGGCCCTCAAGATGAGTTAATAGGCCAATTTCAGGTGGAATATTTCCAGACAACTGATTATATGACAAGTCAAGATAAATGAGCTTGGTAAGCTGACTAACTTGAGATGGTATGGAACCATAGAGTTTATTGGAGCTAAGATAGAGATATGCAAGGTTACGTAGGGATGAGAACGGAAATTCATGGAGTGTGCCAACAATACCTGAATTTGCAAGGCTGATTCTGGAAACACTTCCATCTTTACAATAAATTCCATCCCAAGTGCATGGTTCCAAAATAGTGGCATTATTAGGAGGAACAATCCATGAAGTTAGGCTAGACTGGTTTTTGAGTGGAAGACTGGCTTTCCATTTGAGAAGAGCTTCAGCTTGTTCGTTAGACTTGGAAGAAGCAACACAGAGGGAGTCATGTAACAAAACAAACAAGGGGAAAACAAGAACAATGTAGAGTGACTTATCCAAGCTTGATTTTGCCATGGAGTTTCTGTCTCTGCCCTTCTACTTGCAGTATACCATATAAACCAAAACAAGTGGGCATTGACTAATGAGTCAATTTTTGGGTTTTCCACAAGACCCTAATCTCAAGTTTAAGTGTTTAACTTGTTTGAAGGAGTCTGTTCTTCTGGTAAGGTGGGGTTGGAGAATTAATGGATTTATATGAGAGTTTACAAAGAAGACTCTCTCTATGCCAAAGTCAAAGTCTGTCTGCTTCAAGTCCCTCTCTTTGGAGCCATCAGAGGAGACCCGAATAACAAATACCATGTAAAATGATCCTAAACTgcaaataattttcaaaattgtAATTGGACCCCTAGTAATATTTATTTGATCCTTATTTTTTTCTTACAACTATAATCAAACCAACTATGAACAATCAATTTTATATATCCTTTTGTTGTTTGTGAAGAATTGACTTAGAAGACTCTCTTTCTGGCTTCTGCCTGTGTCAAAGTCTTTGTCTCTATAGCACCTTTAAGCATGGTCCTTTTTCTCTCAACAACTTATTAGACACTCTCATTATGATTTTGAAGAATTAATTAGTGTACTATATCCATATACACATTTAACAATAGCTTTAAACTTCTACATTATGACTCCAATTGTGCATATGAATCACTCCGCATTCATACTATGAATGAAAGGAGTAATAAGGCTAGAAAAATGCTTTGATATGGCTACTAATAAGCTGGGATTCCTTTTGATAGGTTATATACTGCTTGAATAGTCTGTAGTATAGAATTCATGGATATTGTATGAAACTTTACGTAATACTAATCTGTAGTGTCAAAAACAGAAGGATCTGTTACTGTTTTACCACTCAAGAAAACAACTTGACATATTAATTATCCATCTCAACATTGACATTATGTTGCATGAAGTATTATTAGTAGCTACTTTCACATTTACAGTGCCAATGGTTTCGGAATCCTCGTCCTCTCTCTTAACTTTTACCTTGCATTTTTCCTTGAAGAAATAGCAAAGAAGAGGAAATTCCTCTTCTTGCATCGAATTTTTGGTGAAGGAAAATGCTGTCTCAAAAAACAGGGCTTGCTACTGAAGGTTTTACAAACCGGATTGGATTTCTTGTAATTGAAGACTGTGAATGAGGAATGCATCATGAGGCCTACTCCCATCTCAGCACGTCTTCTCTTGACAGTTGTTGATGCATTGTACAGGTATGAAGATGTATTTAGGAaactacaatgcatgttcaTTCACGTATTTGGAAAATTGGTTCTTAAGGATGAAGCATCGATATGTAATTTGTTATCATGTTTAGCATTACAGAAATAGTCCCCAGAAGGAGATGTTGTTTGACACATTTCAGTGGAAAATGCAGTGCAGCTAGGCTGCTTGTCTAACTGCCAATTCTCTCTTTGTTGAACTAGCAAAGGCAGttcacttctttttttaataactcttttgggttttttttagcATGCTCTGGGTATTCTATATTAAGCTTTTAGACATTTTAGTACCGATAAGATGAGTCTAAAGTCcaaacaattttttaaattgtatTTGGGCTCGAATAATTTTTATGGGATTCTTATTTTGTAGTGATAATCAAAGCTATTTAGAAAGTCATACATCGCTAaaataaagatgcaatagaatgtatattagCCCATGTGTTCCTTGACTTAGTTAGACGTGTTTTAAAACGGTGAGCCTTGGAAGGTCTTGAAATGCACTGAAAGCCCTGTGATGGGTTGGACTTGGAGTTGGAGTTGGAGTTGGGAAAGCAGCCAATATCTTACAATAATAGTTAAGTAGTTAAGTATGGGTAATTGAGTCCATTGGTGTTTCCTAACAAAACCAGTTGAAATCTAAAATGCATACTTAGttaacaaacaaaaataatgaaagacATTGATCAACGCCACCaatggaaattaaaaaaaaaaaaaaaagaagaagaagaagaagaaaacaaattttttttttttttgaatggaaaaagttttattcgagcaccaagggggtgcaacccaaacaaaTTACAAGGGGGAGATAAACAGATGATCAAAAATGTTCCCAGAAAAGGAAGTGCCCCAGAAcctaaggcaatcaaaccaGGTGACTAAGAAAGTGTCTATGGAGGATTCTTTGTTTTTGAACACTCTGTTATTCCTTTCCAGCCATAGCATCCACATCACAGAAATTGGAATTAATTGGAAAAGACTTCCTAGCCTTTTGTCCCTGCTTACGCCCTTCCAAGCCAATAATTCCTTGTCCACTGAAGAATTAGTGACCCAAGAAATGCCCAGCAGCCTCAGAACATTTGCCCAAATTTTAGAAGACCACTCGCAGTGCAAGAGAAGATGACTGATAGATTCCAAACCTGCTTTACAGAGGCAACATCGGTTTACCAACGAAATGCCTCTCCTTTGCAAGTTAACCATTGTTAGGATTCTACCTCAAACTGCCTCCCAGCAGAAAAAAACacacttagagtgtgtttggattgagggatttggaggggagggaagagaagggaaagggagtttccttccaattctcttgtttggatagtttataaaaaattgaggggagggatttgaggggatttgggaggaagatctttttaaatttttgtcaaaattctttcctcccaaaatggagtcatttggagggaagagattactaattaagttacttataagttaaaaacctattttacccttggacataacacttaaacataaaaaataaggataaactagtcaattaaactacttttctttcctttctttttttatctatccaaacatgagagagggaaatgtattttcccttccattctcttcccttctcttccttctctttcccttctcttcccttccccccaaatccctcaatccaaacacactcttaggggGAGCCTTAGATTTCCAAAGCCATTGCCAAGGGAATTGAGAGTGCCCATTGTGCAATTTATCTTTCAGAAGTTCCTTATAGAAAGAACTCACAGAAAAATGGTTGTTTTTTGCTACCTTCCAACAAAGATTGATCTTTGCACTATAGACAAGGCTCCAGATGTTTGTGAAAGTCACCACTTCCCAATCTTGTTCCTCACGAATGAAGTTGGTATTCCAAGAAAAGCCTCCAGCAGAGACTTGAAGTAATTGGATAATTAAAGCATCTTCTGGGTTGCTAACAGTAGCAAGCATTGACTTGATCAATGCTTGATCAAGTATTGACTTCAGTGAAGCCATCACCAGAGGACTTGATTGTGCAGACAAGGCGTATGTCGAAGTGAGTTTGATGTTTTCACTTGAATACTAAAGTAAAGAGACACTTGTATTAGCCTAATCATACTTATCCTCATTTGGTTCCGATAAATAGAGATTGCATATAATACAATCCTCAtgtcaaagacatgaaaactGAAGTTTGACATAAGAATCTTATTTGACACAATACAAAGATATGTAAGCAATATTATTCATACTTGATGCTTCACAATGTCTGGAATGAGCAATTCTTTCTAGCAGAGTTTGGTCCAATGTGAATTTATTAGCCTCCACATTACTAGTTAATCAAAACGTAGTTTTGGGGGTGGATCTTGGAAACCAAATCGAGCTAAAAGTTGTCGGCAAATCATATGCATGGTTGGTCTATGTTTTGGATTAGAGTGCAAGCATTGAATTGCAAGTTCCAGGATTACTTTGATTTCATACTTAACTGCGAGCGACGGAGGTGGAAGGCGATGGTCCAAAACATCTTTCACTACCATATTCTGCTCTGCCCGAGTAGACAATAGAGACTCAATGATGTCACCTGGATGCTCTCCTTTGATCACTTCCACTGACAATGCTCCAAAGCTATATACATCACATTTTTCAGTTACCTTCATCAAATTCAAGGAGTTAAAACTAAAGTTTGAGGAATGTATAATCATAGGATTGCTCAGTTGAGAGAATGATAAAATTCAATACCTGGTGCAATATAACCATAGGTGCCTGCAATTTTAGACCAATTTGAGGAATCGGTCTTTAGAAGCTTAGCAGTGCCAAAGTCTGATACATGAGCCTCGAACTTAGAATCCAGTAAAACATTGCTGCTCGATATGTCTCGGTGGACAATCGGTGGTAAGCAATCATGGTGCAAGTAACAGAGGGCTCGGGCCACACCTTTAACAATATTCAATCTTTTACTCCAATCTAATTCTTTGgctgtttcttctcttcttagATGTGAGGCCAAGCTACCCCCTTCAAGATACTCATAGACCAAAAAAGAGTGTCGGGCATTTGAGCAAAACCCATGAAGTTTCACAACGTTTCGATGCTTTATCTCCAATAATGCCTTTATCTCATTCAAGAACTCCTTTTGGAATGCATGCTCCCCATCAGCTGGTGAGTGAAATTTCTTTGTGGCCACAATGCCAGCTGAAGGCAATTGTGCTTTGTAGACTATTCCAAATCCCCCTCTTCCAATGCGATATGTGGCATTGAAATCATTTGTTGCTTTAATGATATCTTCGTACATGATTCTTCCATCAAAGGCTGATGATATCCAAGACAAACATTTATCATATGCATTGCTCTCTTCAGCTTGAGgatctttttttctccttctgatgatgatgaaaattgCAGTGACTGCAAATACAAGTAAAAGTGTTCCTAAAAGTGGGAGTAGAATGACTAGAAATGGGATTTTAGGGCCCTTGTTAGAAGTAAAAGTGTCTCTATGTTCCACATCAATACTAGTACAAGATTGCCACACAATCTTTTGTTTCCTTGGAATGCTTCATATTGATAAACTTTTCTGTATGGTATACGACCCTGTAAATTGTTGTAAGATAGGTCAACAATTGACAGCCTAGGCATATTGTTGAAGCCTCTTGGAATGCCACCGGAGAGTCTATTATGGGAGAGATTCAAATACTCGTATTTCAAATCACTAATGCTTGGTGGTATATGACCAATGAGCAAGTTATTACTCAAATATAGCAGAAAAAGCTCATGTAGATTCATCAATGTAATAGGAATTTCTTGGCTGAGCTGGTTATTCATCAAACTCAAGTATTGTAGACCACTCAAGTTTCCAAGCTCCTTTGGGATTGAGTTGCTGAAATTATTTGAGGACAGGTCCAGAACGCTAAGGTGAGTGATTGATCCAAATTCTGGAGGAATGAATCCAGAAAGTCTGTTGTCATTCAGGAGCATATGGTCTAAGCTTTTCAATTTTCCAGGACTTGAAGGGATAGAACCATTTAGCGAATTGTTAGAGAGATCCAAATTGGTCATGTTACTCAAGTTtcccaaagaagttggaatcGGTCCCCCTAGGTTGTTGCTGTTAAAAGAAAGCTCTTTGAGAGACTTTAACTTGCCTATTTCTAGAGTGATTGAACCGTTCAGGCGATTGTATCCGAGTCCCAGACACTCGAGATGAGTTAATAGGCCAATTTCAGGTGGGATATTTCCAGATAACTTATTATTTGACAAGTCAAGATCAATGAGGTTGGTAAGCTCACTAATTTGAGATGGTAAGGAACCGTGGAGTTCATTGGAGCTAAGATAAAGATACGTAAGATTACGGAGGGATGAGAATGGAAATTCATAGGCGATTGAACCATTCAGGCGATTGTATCCCAGCCGCCGAACCTCAAGATGAGTTAATAGGCCAATTTCAGGTGGGATATTTCCAGATAACCCATTATTTGACAAGTCAAGAGAACTGAGCTTCGTAAGATGACTCATTTGTGGTGGTATGGGACCATGAAGTTGATTGGAGCTAAGATTGAGATATGCAAGATTATGGAAGGATGAGAATGGAAATTCGCGGAGTGTACCAGCAATACCTGAATATGCGAGGCTGATTCTGGAAACACTTCCATCTTCACAAGAAATTCCAAGCCAAGTGCATGGTTCCAAACTAGTGGCATTATTTGGAGAATAAGTCCATGAAGTTAGTCTAGACTGATTTTTGAATTGAAGACTGGCTTTCCATTTGAGAAGAACTTCGGCTTCTTCGTTAGACTTGGAAGAAGCAAGACAGAGTGAGTGATGTAACAAAACAAAGAAGGCGAAAACAAGAACAAGGGAGAATGACTTATCCATGCTTGATTTGGCCATGGGGTTTCTGTATCTGCCTTTCTATTTGCAGTATaccatatatataatgattaaAACTCCTTAGTTTCTATATGCTCCTCTCACGTGGGCATTGACTATTTTTGGGTTTAATATCAAGTTTTACTTGTTTGAAGGAGTTGGTTATAGCCACAATCTTTTGTGGACATGGTCCAAGCTTGAATCTTGTGGGTAGTAAGGTGGGGTTGGAGAATTAATGGATTTGTATGAGAGTTTACAAAGAAGACTTGACTTATAAGACACTCTTACTATGGCTTTGAATAAATAGTGTGCTGTATTCCATATATACATTTAGCAATAGCTTTAAACATCTAGATTATGGGCCCAACTGTGCATATGAATCACTCCACATTCATACTATGAATGAAAAGGAGTAATAAGGGCTacaaaaaggttttttttttttttgggtatattTGTGATGGCTACAAATAAGCTTTctatgccttggtgtcattatTTTAGAAGTTTCATGGATTATGCACCATTTTTATCAATTTTCAAAGTTATCATGTTTCGTGGCCCATGAAATGCCTCGGTGCCATTTTACAATGGCTAAAAGCCaatcagagaagaagaagaagaattgaagTTATTTCATTAGTTGTTGAATACGTCTTACAACggctaaaatatatatataccaaactGTGTCGTTTTGTCCAAGTGAGAGTGGTTGACTAGCTGCTAACTTTGACCAAGCCGTGTGACCCAGATGACTGAAGATCCGAGACGCATAACTGTAGTCGGTACTCTGTCCCACAAGAACACATTTTGCGAAAGCATGTAGCCGCTCGCTAGACTTCCCATGGAGGCCGCTGATACTCATCGACTTTCAAGGAGGCTGCGGAGAGGAAACTTATCAGTTGCTTGATACAAAAGCTTTCCCAGCCCTTCTCAATTTCTTTCGTGACGCCTTACTGCGATTAAACGTGAATCCCCTGCTCAAACCATCAGGATAAGAGAGCCCCCTGCTCTCTGTGCCAGGTTTAGGGTTCTGAGAAAGAAGCGACGTTGATTTCTGTAATGCAAGAAGAAGCTTACCTCACGCTGAGGAAAAGACGAGGCTATTGAGGATTTCAAAGCCATGATTGCTAATCAATTGAAGACTGTGAATGAGGATGTAGATGGTTACAGGTATGGAGATGCATGTACGCAATTAGAGTACATGAAAGATTTCGCTACTCAtgttcattgattttttttttctatcttctGACATCAACGCTGATTCTTCGTTGAATTTGGATTTCTTGCTGAAATCTGTTCCGAGAGTGGCAAGCTTTTTGTTGCCCTCTTCTGTATTTTAGCTCATGATTCATACCTTTATTGAGATTGTTTTGCCGAAATAAAgttagcttttgattttcttgagcTCCTTTGTCTGCAATTttgtatgtatgcatatatgtCCTTAAGGTGTCTGTTTTTGGATTTGCTGTAATGCTGATAAAGACGTTCCCCTCTATAGTTTACGCAGTACACTTAAATTGGACATCAGACTCTCAGTGTCCCATTACACTGTTACTCTCCTAATTGATCTTACTTAATATtcacatttaaaaaaagaaaaagaaaaaagagaaactgcCTCAGTTTTAATGTATAAGGGGGAAGTCAGAGACCACTTGTTTTAGCCTAACCATGCTTATCATCATGGGGTCCTATAAATAGATGTTGCATATAAATATTGCTCagctcttttgtttttgtcaaaGAAATGGAGGCAATGAACTATGAAGGTACAAAAACCACTTGAAGCCTTACTTTCTAGCCAAATAACAAGAAGACAAGTAACAGAGCACTCAAAATGAATTATTAGCACCCCAATCAACATAGAAGTCTCAGGAAATTGAAATCTTTATTGATGCTACAGAATGAGGAATTCTTTTTAGAAGAGTTTTGTGCAATGGGGATTTATTAGCCTCCAGGCCCTCCACAATACTAGTTAATCCAAACATAGATGTGGAAGTGGATCTTGGAAACCAAATCGAGTTAGAAGTTTTTGGGAAATCATATGCATGGTTGGTCTATGTTTTGGGTTAGAGTTCATGCATTGAATTGCAACATCCAGGATTACTTTGAGTTCATACTTAACTGCGAGCGAAGGAGGTGGAAGGCGTTGGTCCAAAATGTCTTTCAATACCATATTCTCCTCTGCCCGAATAGACAATAGAGACTCAATGGTGTCACCTGGATGCTCTCCTTTGATCACTTCCACAGACAATACCCCAAAACTATACACATCACATTTCTCAGTTACCTTCATCATGTAAGCAAGCTCTGCAAATTCAAGGAGTTAAAATTGAAGTTTGAGGAATGTATAATAATAGGATTATTCAGTTGAGGGAATGATGAAATTTAATACCTGGTGCAATATAACCATAGGTGCCTACAATTTTCGACCAATTGGAGGAATCGGTCTTTAGAAGCTTAGCAGTGCCAAAGTCTGATACATGAGCCTCGCACTTAGAATCCAGTAAAACATTGTTGCTCGATATGTCTCGGTGGACAATCGGCGGTAAGCAATCATGGTGCAAGTAACAGAGGGCACG includes the following:
- the LOC119987681 gene encoding MDIS1-interacting receptor like kinase 2-like — its product is MNMHCSFLNTSSYLYNASTTVKRRRAEMGVGLMMHSSFTVFNYKKSNPVCKTFSSKPCFLRQHFPSPKIRCKKRNFLFFAISSRKNASLGSFYMVFVIRVSSDGSKERDLKQTDFDFGIERVFFKGRDRNSMAKSSLDKSLYIVLVFPLFVLLHDSLCVASSKSNEQAEALLKWKASLPLKNQSSLTSWIVPPNNATILEPCTWDGIYCKDGSVSRISLANSGIVGTLHEFPFSSLRNLAYLYLSSNKLYGSIPSQVSQLTKLIYLDLSYNQLSGNIPPEIGLLTHLEGLELGYNGLNGSITQEVGKLKSLKELSLFSNNLEGPIPTFLENCSNMTYLDLHNNLLTGSIPPTFGKLKRLTMISLSKNQISGPIPKSLGGLTKLTHLLLHSNHLSGSIPKELGNLFSLVYLELDKNKLNGSVPGSIGKLKSLGEMRLNDNRLSGLIPPEFGSITDLWHLDLSSNKFGYPIPQELGNLINLIYLSLSNNLLIGDIPSSISGLKNVENLNLSHNKLSGGIPESFSGMPKLSSIDVSYNKLQGPIPYSKAIEDAGFKALRGNEKLCGDIEGLQSCRIDDSIDVEHSYTFTFNKFIVILLPLLGVLLLVFAVTGIFIIRRKRKKDPQA
- the LOC119987682 gene encoding probable leucine-rich repeat receptor-like protein kinase At1g35710 produces the protein MAKSSMDKSFSLVLVFAFFVLLHHSLCLASSKSNEEAEVLLKWKASLQFKNQSRLTSWTYSPNNATSLEPCTWLGISCEDGSVSRISLAYSGIAGTLREFPFSSFHNLAYLNLSSNQLHGPIPPQMSHLTKLSSLDLSNNGLSGNIPPEIGLLTHLEVRRLGYNRLNGSIAYEFPFSSLRNLTYLYLSSNELHGSLPSQISELTNLIDLDLSNNKLSGNIPPEIGLLTHLECLGLGYNRLNGSITLEIGKLKSLKELSFNSNNLGGPIPTSLGNLSNMTNLDLSNNSLNGSIPSSPGKLKSLDHMLLNDNRLSGFIPPEFGSITHLSVLDLSSNNFSNSIPKELGNLSGLQYLSLMNNQLSQEIPITLMNLHELFLLYLSNNLLIGHIPPSISDLKYEYLNLSHNRLSGGIPRGFNNMPRLSIVDLSYNNLQGRIPYRKVYQYEAFQGNKRLCGTLLLVFAVTAIFIIIRRRKKDPQAEESNAYDKCLSWISSAFDGRIMYEDIIKATNDFNATYRIGRGGFGIVYKAQLPSAGIVATKKFHSPADGEHAFQKEFLNEIKALLEIKHRNVVKLHGFCSNARHSFLVYEYLEGGSLASHLRREETAKELDWSKRLNIVKGVARALCYLHHDCLPPIVHRDISSSNVLLDSKFEAHVSDFGTAKLLKTDSSNWSKIAGTYGYIAPVEVIKGEHPGDIIESLLSTRAEQNMVVKDVLDHRLPPPSLAVKYEIKYSSENIKLTSTYALSAQSSPLVMASLKSILDQALIKSMLATVSNPEDALIIQLLQVSAGGFSWNTNFIREEQDWEVVTFTNIWSLVYSAKINLCWKILAAFPTPTPTPSPTHHRAFSAFQDLPRLTVLKHV